In the genome of Carassius carassius chromosome 47, fCarCar2.1, whole genome shotgun sequence, one region contains:
- the stbd1 gene encoding uncharacterized protein stbd1 produces MKNSKPIVLDRRDFHSLLDVIGGFGAVVAVGIIAMLSVCAAFFIYRSFRGQRDKGDENNGNETKVASGEGSTSRRRKRGRDVRPTESTGVCQDGKQKKCSESTNLSSTDSMLLPTEEPEKDLNDSTLKDLEEITDDLLTDLEPEMGEKTNSDLDQCLEMDPDENTECEEYIQLEDDDDDDGGGCEVSPALSVGSTQSDVQHDSVKKDIEEYLDKSVSVETDEPSETESAREIIYQRHQDHVITQSNSSSVQARKIQLEENIKTSTVEEAEDTSKKFEDHHDWCFPQTNKFDRCCCDKKTDTVEKIKGQPWSDSESYATDTINLSPAVETMVNHSSRFGFQNYSGFQADNTFIGGSSTQMSISQEKKTDEEGATIEKKHEKDEISIMEAIMDNNEWLNVGAPELRDLPWLTPTPTEQKQTQREKEGQVKTGLAKDDEEPANKRVATVPPLSQTVNVTFRIHYITCSPSEIVAVTGSLQELGAWERFVPLHKAKDGFWANTISLPVESQVEWKFVLVEDGRISRWEECGNRPFFLTSQDEDICLEKCWGCC; encoded by the exons ATGAAGAACAGCAAACCGATTGTTCTGGACCGGCGGGATTTTCATTCCCTGCTGGATGTGATCGGTGGCTTCGGTGCCGTAGTCGCCGTGGGGATCATTGCCATGCTGTCGGTGTGCGCCGCGTTCTTCATTTACCGATCCTTTAGAGGTCAGCGCGACAAGGGTGACGAGAATAACGGGAATGAAACGAAGGTAGCATCAGGAGAAGGAAGCACGTCTCGGAGGAGGAAAAGGGGGAGAGATGTTCGCCCTACCGAGTCAACAG GAGTATGTCAGGATGGAAAGCAGAAGAAGTGCAGTGAATCCACTAACCTCTCATCCACTGACAGCATGCTCCTTCCTACGGAGGAACCAGAGAAAGACCTGAATGACAGCACTCTCAAGGACTTGGAGGAGATTACAGATGATCTTCTAACGGACTTGGAACCTGAAATGGGAGAAAAAACAAATTCTGATCTGGATCAGTGTTTAGAAATGGATCCTGATGAAAACACGGAATGTGAGGAATATATTCAGcttgaggatgatgatgatgatgatggtggtgggtGTGAGGTTTCGCCTGCTCTGAGTGTAGGTTCGACGCAGTCGGACGTCCAACACGATTCTGTCAAGAAGGATATAGAAGAATATCTTGACAAGTCTGTGAGTGTAGAAACAGATGAACCGTCTGAAACTGAAAGCGCTCGGGAGATCATTTATCAGAGACATCAAGATCATGTCATTACTCAAAGCAATTCGTCTTCAGTCCAAGCCCGTAAGATCCAGTTAGAGGAAAACATCAAGACATCAACTGTGGAGGAAGCGGAGGACACGAGCAAGAAGTTTGAAGACCATCATGATTGGTGTTTTCCACAAACAAATAAGTTTGATCGCTGTTGCTGTGATAAGAAGACAGATACggttgagaaaattaaaggccaGCCATGGTCTGACAGTGAAAGCTATGCCACAGACACCATAAACCTGAGCCCGGCTGTGGAAACAATGGTCAACCACAGCAGTAGGTTTGGCTTCCAGAACTACTCGGGTTTCCAAGCAGATAATACGTTCATTGGTGGGTCTTCAACACAGATGAGCATCTCACAAGAGAAGAAAACTGATGAAGAGGGTGCAACAATAGAGAAGAAACATGAAAAGGATGAGATCAGCATCATGGAAGCCATTATGGACAATAATGAGTGGCTAAATGTAGGAGCACCAGAGCTGAGAGATCTTCCTTGGCTTACACCAACTCCAACCGAACAAAAACAGACGCAACGAGAAAAAGAAGGGCAAGTCAAGACCGGTTTAGCCAAAGATGATGAAGAACCAGCTAATAAGAGAGTAGCGACTGTTCCCCCTTTATCGCAAACAGTTAACGTAACCTTCAGGATTCACTACATCACATGCTCTCCAAGCGAGATAGTGGCTGTTACCGGGAGCCTGCAGGAATTGGGAGCCTGGGAGAGATTTGTTCCACTACACAAAGCCAAGGACGGGTTCTGGGCCAACACTATCAGCCTCCCTGTGGAGAGCCAGGTGGAGTGGAAGTTCGTCCTGGTGGAAGACGGAAGGATCTCTCGATGGGAGGAGTGTGGAAACCGACCTTTCTTTTTAACAAGCCAGGATGAAGACATCTGTCTTGAGAAGTGCTGGGGATGTTGTTGA